A genome region from Caldisalinibacter kiritimatiensis includes the following:
- the aroE gene encoding shikimate dehydrogenase, with product MKIDANTELYCLIGHPVSKSLSPFIHNTSFEENGLNAKYMVFDVKPNDLRKAIDGIKALGIKGFNVTIPHKIEIIKYLDDISKESKLIGAVNTVKNDNGKLIGYNTDGLGFIKSLKVHDVVVKRKKVLILGAGGAAHAIAMMLAKEGANEIIILNRTEKKAKKLIEKIKNIYPNIKGRYGGLNSREINYQDVDIIINCTSIGMYPNSNQSPIKKNNLNKNMLVYDIVYKPRITKLLKDAEEKGCKVIGGLDMLLYQAILSEEIWFKQIFDINSIKLNMNKKEFL from the coding sequence ATGAAGATAGATGCAAATACTGAACTATATTGTTTAATTGGACATCCTGTGTCAAAGAGTTTATCACCCTTTATACATAACACTAGTTTTGAAGAAAATGGGTTAAATGCTAAATATATGGTGTTTGATGTCAAACCTAATGATTTAAGAAAAGCAATAGATGGTATTAAAGCTTTAGGTATTAAAGGGTTTAATGTTACGATACCCCATAAAATTGAAATTATAAAATACTTAGATGATATTAGCAAAGAATCGAAGTTAATTGGAGCAGTTAATACAGTAAAAAATGATAATGGTAAGCTTATAGGTTACAATACTGATGGCTTAGGTTTTATTAAATCATTAAAAGTACATGATGTTGTTGTTAAAAGAAAAAAAGTATTAATATTGGGAGCAGGAGGAGCAGCTCATGCTATTGCTATGATGTTAGCAAAAGAAGGTGCAAATGAAATAATAATCTTGAATAGAACTGAAAAAAAAGCTAAAAAGCTAATAGAGAAGATAAAAAATATATATCCAAACATAAAAGGGAGATATGGGGGATTAAATTCAAGAGAAATCAATTATCAAGACGTTGATATAATTATTAATTGTACTTCTATAGGTATGTATCCAAACAGTAATCAATCACCAATCAAAAAAAATAATTTAAATAAAAATATGCTAGTCTATGATATTGTATATAAGCCAAGAATTACTAAATTATTAAAAGACGCAGAAGAAAAAGGGTGCAAAGTTATTGGTGGATTAGATATGCTATTATATCAAGCAATATTAAGTGAAGAGATTTGGTTTAAACAAATATTTGACATAAATAGCATAAAATTAAATATGAATAAGAAGGAATTTCTATAG
- a CDS encoding YqeG family HAD IIIA-type phosphatase, producing MNKLLQPNMYVKSVFDIDLLKLKDKGIDSIIVDIDNTLVSWNTKYATENVINWFKKVKNMGFKICIVSNATKTRVVKFNEEVKVLAIHRAIKPRKKAFLEAINKMDTQTFKTAMIGDQIFTDILGGNRVGLFTILVTPLSKKELILTKFIRKIEKIVLRDILEEGNR from the coding sequence GTGAATAAATTACTTCAACCAAATATGTATGTAAAATCTGTATTTGATATTGACTTATTAAAATTAAAAGATAAGGGTATAGATTCGATTATAGTAGATATTGATAATACACTAGTTTCATGGAATACGAAATATGCAACTGAAAATGTTATTAATTGGTTTAAAAAGGTGAAAAATATGGGTTTTAAAATATGTATAGTTTCAAATGCAACAAAAACTAGAGTTGTAAAGTTTAATGAAGAAGTCAAGGTATTAGCTATTCACAGAGCTATAAAGCCTAGAAAAAAAGCTTTTCTAGAAGCTATAAATAAAATGGATACACAAACATTTAAAACAGCAATGATTGGCGACCAAATATTTACTGATATTTTAGGAGGAAATAGAGTAGGATTATTTACTATATTAGTTACGCCGTTAAGCAAAAAGGAATTAATTTTAACAAAATTCATAAGAAAAATCGAAAAAATAGTTTTAAGAGATATACTTGAGGAGGGTAATAGATGA
- a CDS encoding NADH-dependent [FeFe] hydrogenase, group A6, giving the protein MENRRESEELKVAEEKVTINIDGKDYQVPKGISVLEAARMVNIEIPSLCYLKDINEVGTCRVCVVEIEGTRNLQASCVYPVREGLKVRTNTERVRRARKTAVTLLLSNHNRECTTCIRNLNCELQNLADSLGIRNIPYTGEKKDYGFFDNNPAIQRDYNKCINCRRCMAICNKIQECYVYSPLNRGLNTIIAPAFQKDLSEVSCIMCGQCVLACPTASLTEKEYIKEVWEVISDSNKHVVVQTAPSIQVTIGEEFGMPVGSFVAGKLVAALRRLGFDKVFATDVTADLTILEEGNELMERVLHEPEKLPLLSSCCPGWVKYAEHFYPEFLPHLSSTKSPHEMCGALTKTWYAKKYGIDPSTIVNVAIMPCTAKKYEAARPEMESDGYRNVDYVLTTRELARMIRQVGIDFVNLPDEEYDEPFDQYSGAGMIFGATGGVLEAAVRTAHKLITGDEMPVPDYEDARGLRGLKYGKVNLGDRTITIAIAHGTGNAKKALEAFKSGEKKFDYMEVMACPGGCVGGGGQPILSSRDYKYISLSYRHNRADALYNVDRGKKIRRSHENPRVQQIYKEFLGEPLSVVAKKYLHTTYVERGRHPYLVEDKPYEGFDERY; this is encoded by the coding sequence GTGGAGAATAGAAGAGAAAGTGAAGAATTAAAAGTTGCAGAAGAAAAAGTAACTATAAATATAGATGGTAAAGATTATCAGGTTCCTAAAGGTATTAGTGTCCTTGAAGCTGCTCGGATGGTAAATATAGAAATACCAAGCTTATGTTATTTAAAGGATATTAATGAAGTAGGTACATGTAGAGTATGTGTTGTTGAGATTGAAGGTACCCGTAACCTTCAAGCCTCATGTGTTTATCCAGTAAGAGAAGGATTGAAAGTTAGAACTAATACTGAGAGAGTAAGACGTGCGAGGAAAACAGCAGTTACTCTACTTTTATCTAATCACAATAGGGAGTGTACTACTTGTATAAGAAATTTAAACTGTGAACTTCAAAATCTTGCAGATAGCTTAGGAATTAGAAATATCCCTTATACTGGTGAAAAAAAAGATTATGGATTTTTTGATAATAACCCAGCTATACAAAGGGACTATAATAAATGTATTAACTGCAGAAGATGTATGGCTATTTGCAATAAGATACAAGAGTGTTACGTTTATTCACCATTAAATAGAGGTCTTAATACAATAATAGCTCCAGCCTTCCAAAAAGATTTGTCTGAAGTAAGCTGTATAATGTGCGGTCAATGTGTATTAGCATGTCCAACAGCATCACTTACAGAGAAAGAATATATTAAAGAAGTGTGGGAAGTTATATCAGACTCTAATAAGCATGTAGTAGTACAAACAGCACCATCAATACAAGTAACTATAGGAGAAGAATTTGGCATGCCAGTAGGTTCATTTGTTGCAGGTAAGTTGGTAGCTGCACTAAGAAGATTGGGATTTGATAAAGTATTTGCTACTGATGTAACTGCAGATTTAACGATATTAGAAGAAGGTAACGAACTTATGGAAAGAGTATTACATGAGCCTGAAAAGCTACCATTACTATCTTCATGCTGTCCAGGATGGGTAAAATATGCAGAACATTTTTATCCAGAGTTTTTACCACATCTTTCTTCTACCAAATCACCTCATGAAATGTGTGGGGCATTAACAAAGACATGGTATGCTAAAAAATATGGTATAGACCCTTCAACTATTGTTAATGTTGCTATAATGCCTTGTACAGCTAAGAAATATGAAGCAGCACGACCAGAAATGGAATCAGACGGATATAGAAATGTAGACTATGTATTAACTACAAGGGAATTAGCTAGAATGATAAGACAAGTAGGGATTGATTTTGTAAATTTACCCGATGAAGAATATGATGAACCCTTTGACCAATATAGTGGTGCAGGCATGATTTTTGGAGCTACAGGTGGAGTATTAGAGGCTGCTGTTCGTACGGCTCATAAGTTAATAACAGGAGATGAAATGCCGGTACCTGATTATGAAGATGCTAGGGGACTAAGGGGATTAAAATATGGTAAAGTTAATCTTGGGGATAGAACAATCACTATTGCTATAGCCCATGGAACAGGCAATGCAAAAAAAGCATTAGAAGCTTTTAAAAGCGGAGAGAAAAAATTTGATTACATGGAAGTTATGGCATGTCCAGGAGGATGTGTCGGTGGTGGAGGACAACCAATATTGAGCAGTAGAGATTATAAATATATTTCATTGAGTTATAGACATAATCGTGCAGATGCATTATACAATGTAGACAGAGGTAAGAAGATAAGAAGGTCTCACGAAAATCCACGGGTACAACAAATCTATAAAGAATTTTTAGGGGAACCATTATCGGTTGTTGCTAAAAAATATCTTCATACAACATATGTTGAAAGGGGTAGACATCCTTATTTAGTAGAAGATAAACCTTATGAAGGTTTCGATGAAAGATACTAA
- a CDS encoding NADH-ubiquinone oxidoreductase-F iron-sulfur binding region domain-containing protein, translating into MEKYHILVCAGTGCTSSKSDAVRERLHKEIKKRNLSDKVKVFKTGCFGFCKLGPIVVVHPDRTFYIKVEAKDVDEILDSHIGKGQVVERLLYKSVNNDEVQKTIDEIDFFNHQMRIALRNCGVINPEDIKEYIAMGGYNNLANILTNKTPPTDIIEELKKSGLRGRGGGGFLTGQKWEYAYNYEGNKKFVLCNADEGDPGAFMDRSILEGDPHSVIEAMIIAGYCIGAHQGYVYVRAEYPIAVDRLEIAIDQAKKAGLLGQNIFGSGFDFDLDIRLGAGAFVCGEETALIQSVMGMRGEPRPRPPFPAEVGLWEKPTLNNNVETFANIPVILEKGADWFASIGTENSKGTKVFALAGQINNTGLIEVPMGTTLRTIIYDIGGGIHDNKQFKAAQTGGPSGGCIPADYLDIKIDFDTLADIGSMMGSGGMIIMDESDCMVDIARFYLEFAQDESCGKCVPCRVGTRRILEILKKITKGKGEMEDLKILEDLCYDIKDSSLCGLGQSAPNPVLSTLQYFKDEYIKHIKDKECPAGVCNDLLKVVISDEKCVACGICARVCPVNAITGENKNPPFHIHQDVCIKCGACIPKCPVDAIYKR; encoded by the coding sequence ATCGAAAAATATCATATTTTAGTATGTGCAGGAACAGGGTGTACATCATCAAAGAGCGATGCAGTAAGAGAGAGGTTACATAAAGAAATTAAAAAGCGAAATCTAAGCGATAAGGTAAAAGTATTTAAAACTGGATGCTTTGGTTTTTGTAAACTTGGCCCTATAGTGGTTGTACATCCAGATAGAACTTTTTATATAAAAGTAGAAGCTAAAGATGTTGACGAAATACTAGATAGTCACATAGGTAAAGGTCAAGTAGTGGAAAGATTATTATATAAGTCAGTAAATAATGACGAGGTTCAGAAAACAATAGATGAAATAGATTTTTTCAATCATCAAATGAGAATAGCACTCAGAAATTGTGGAGTTATTAATCCTGAAGATATTAAAGAATATATAGCAATGGGAGGATATAATAATTTAGCTAATATATTGACAAACAAAACTCCACCAACAGATATAATTGAAGAATTAAAAAAATCAGGATTACGAGGTCGTGGTGGAGGAGGTTTCTTAACAGGACAAAAATGGGAATATGCATATAATTATGAAGGTAACAAGAAATTTGTATTGTGTAACGCTGATGAAGGAGACCCTGGTGCTTTTATGGACCGCTCAATATTAGAAGGTGATCCACACAGTGTTATTGAAGCGATGATTATAGCAGGATATTGTATTGGTGCACATCAAGGATATGTTTATGTAAGAGCTGAGTATCCAATTGCAGTTGATAGATTAGAAATAGCGATAGACCAAGCTAAAAAGGCAGGTTTATTAGGGCAAAATATTTTTGGAAGTGGTTTTGACTTTGATTTAGACATTAGATTAGGCGCTGGAGCATTTGTATGTGGTGAGGAGACAGCATTGATTCAATCTGTTATGGGTATGAGAGGTGAACCTAGACCAAGGCCTCCGTTTCCTGCTGAAGTCGGTTTATGGGAAAAACCTACACTTAATAATAATGTGGAGACCTTTGCTAATATACCTGTAATTTTAGAAAAGGGAGCAGATTGGTTTGCCAGTATAGGTACGGAGAACAGCAAAGGAACTAAGGTATTTGCTTTAGCTGGACAGATTAATAATACTGGTTTAATTGAAGTTCCTATGGGTACTACTCTACGTACTATTATATATGACATAGGTGGAGGTATCCATGATAATAAACAATTTAAAGCAGCTCAAACGGGAGGCCCATCAGGTGGATGTATACCTGCTGATTACTTAGATATAAAAATTGATTTTGATACACTTGCAGACATTGGGTCAATGATGGGTTCTGGCGGTATGATTATTATGGATGAAAGTGATTGTATGGTTGATATAGCAAGATTTTATTTAGAATTCGCACAAGATGAGTCCTGTGGCAAATGTGTACCATGTAGAGTTGGTACAAGAAGAATATTAGAGATACTTAAAAAGATTACTAAAGGGAAAGGTGAGATGGAGGACTTAAAGATATTAGAAGACTTATGTTATGATATTAAAGATTCTTCATTGTGTGGATTAGGTCAATCAGCACCTAACCCAGTATTAAGTACATTACAGTATTTTAAAGATGAATATATAAAGCACATTAAAGATAAGGAATGTCCTGCTGGTGTATGTAACGACTTATTAAAAGTAGTAATTTCAGACGAAAAGTGTGTTGCTTGTGGAATATGTGCCAGAGTATGTCCTGTAAATGCTATTACAGGAGAAAATAAGAACCCTCCATTTCATATACATCAAGATGTTTGCATAAAATGTGGGGCGTGTATTCCTAAGTGTCCTGTAGATGCAATATATAAAAGATAA
- a CDS encoding complex I 24 kDa subunit family protein, giving the protein MGVRIEHTEEENYKKLDEIIDRYKDQEGMLIRILQKAQDVFGYLPREVQSYISERLNIPISTINGVVSFYSLFSQEPRGKYTIGVCMGTACYVKGAQEVLDAIKDELQIDVGDTTMDRLFTLKATRCIGACGLAPVITINDEVYGRLTPSDVPSILYKYIKTNKKSQLDRQG; this is encoded by the coding sequence ATGGGTGTGAGAATAGAGCATACAGAAGAAGAGAATTATAAAAAACTAGATGAAATTATAGATAGATATAAAGACCAAGAGGGAATGCTTATACGAATATTGCAAAAAGCTCAAGATGTATTTGGATATTTACCAAGAGAAGTACAATCATACATTTCAGAGAGACTTAATATACCAATTTCAACGATAAATGGTGTTGTAAGCTTTTACTCATTATTTTCCCAAGAGCCTAGAGGAAAATACACTATAGGTGTATGTATGGGTACTGCTTGTTACGTAAAAGGTGCTCAAGAAGTTTTAGACGCTATAAAAGATGAATTACAAATAGATGTAGGAGATACTACTATGGATAGACTGTTTACATTAAAGGCTACAAGATGTATAGGTGCTTGTGGTTTAGCACCTGTTATAACTATAAATGATGAGGTTTACGGAAGACTAACACCATCAGATGTACCATCAATTCTATATAAATACATTAAAACAAATAAGAAATCACAATTAGATAGACAGGGGTGA
- the sigK gene encoding RNA polymerase sporulation sigma factor SigK: MILSNIIHPFIPHIGYISNNNSFPQPLSPEEEEELLIAYENGDEEAKNILIERNLRLVAHIVKKYHNTGRDTDDLISIGTIGLIKAITTFDRNKGTRLATYAARCIDNEILMTIRSSKKIKSEVSLQDPIGVDKEGNEISLIDILGSDADQIIDEVNLKMQIKKLYSKMNKVLKGREKTIIELRYGLTNYGCKTQREIAKMLGISRSYVSRIEKRAVEKLNKAFNCK, encoded by the coding sequence ATGATATTGAGTAATATCATACACCCTTTTATACCTCATATAGGATATATATCTAATAATAACTCTTTTCCACAGCCTTTATCTCCAGAAGAGGAAGAAGAACTATTGATAGCTTATGAAAACGGTGATGAAGAAGCTAAAAACATACTAATAGAAAGAAATCTACGTTTAGTTGCTCATATTGTAAAGAAATATCACAATACAGGTAGGGATACTGACGACCTTATTTCAATAGGGACTATTGGATTAATAAAAGCAATTACAACATTTGATAGAAATAAGGGTACGCGTCTTGCGACATACGCTGCAAGATGTATAGATAATGAGATATTGATGACAATACGTTCTAGTAAAAAGATAAAGTCAGAGGTTTCCTTACAAGACCCAATTGGTGTAGATAAAGAAGGTAATGAAATTTCTTTAATAGACATATTGGGTTCAGATGCTGACCAAATAATTGATGAAGTAAATTTGAAAATGCAGATAAAAAAGTTATACAGTAAGATGAACAAGGTTTTAAAAGGGAGAGAAAAAACAATTATAGAGTTAAGATACGGATTAACTAATTATGGGTGTAAGACCCAAAGAGAGATAGCTAAAATGTTAGGAATTTCTAGGTCTTATGTTTCGAGAATAGAAAAGAGGGCAGTAGAAAAATTAAATAAAGCATTTAATTGTAAGTAA